The following are from one region of the Paenibacillus sp. JZ16 genome:
- a CDS encoding DUF6809 family protein: MPNFLESLYYGQLNPVEKAVSTNPQYRQLSRHISESMDAWKKRLSDDDFHELEDLLDLYRQVQGLEMAASFTDGFRLGAMMIIEVYSE; the protein is encoded by the coding sequence ATGCCAAACTTCCTGGAATCCCTATATTACGGGCAGTTGAATCCTGTAGAGAAGGCTGTTTCCACCAACCCTCAGTATCGACAATTGAGCCGGCATATATCCGAGTCCATGGATGCCTGGAAGAAGAGGCTTTCTGACGATGATTTTCATGAGCTTGAGGATCTGTTAGATTTATATCGACAAGTGCAGGGGCTTGAAATGGCGGCTTCTTTTACTGATGGTTTCAGACTGGGAGCGATGATGATCATCGAGGTATACTCTGAATAG
- a CDS encoding HNH endonuclease, protein MNHSHDGEEPLITVLNMDGQQLTPCLPHRAWREVERSRAVWIDEQTIQLLYNPFLFRDYRKAALKRDHHTCLWCGRHATTVDHIIPSSKGGSDLPQNLIASCSECNTKRGNRSALSYLKENAHSVPNLMKLCWRIFIAKYRYRHRQIKKGTLE, encoded by the coding sequence ATGAATCATAGTCATGATGGAGAGGAACCATTGATAACGGTACTCAATATGGATGGTCAACAACTAACACCATGTTTACCCCATCGGGCTTGGCGGGAAGTTGAGCGATCGCGAGCTGTCTGGATTGATGAGCAGACGATCCAATTGCTTTATAATCCGTTCTTATTTCGGGACTATCGAAAAGCTGCACTGAAACGAGATCATCACACTTGTTTGTGGTGCGGACGACACGCCACGACCGTGGACCATATTATCCCCTCAAGCAAAGGCGGCTCGGATCTTCCGCAAAACCTGATCGCTTCATGCAGCGAATGCAATACGAAACGAGGAAACCGTTCTGCATTGTCCTATCTCAAAGAAAACGCACACTCTGTTCCAAATCTTATGAAGCTTTGCTGGCGTATCTTTATAGCTAAATACAGATACAGACATCGTCAAATAAAAAAAGGGACACTTGAGTAA
- a CDS encoding ABC transporter ATP-binding protein gives MTKAIECINLVKKFGDYCAVDHMNLSFEKGQITALLGPNGAGKTTTISMILGMIKPTSGEVRVLGMPSGAKELRQRVGALLQDVKAADGLTVKEVLQLFRSYYRNPMSLERLLDISGLHADQKRRASSLSGGQRRRLAFAQSLAGNPELLLLDEPTVGMDIEARGRFWDTIQALASDGRTVLLTTHHLDEADAVADHIAVIARGQVVAEGTPARLKAQTALRTVSFRATNAPAQQEWLTLPGVEKAECNGERIRLYAQETDVLLFTLMQSEWGISDIDIQSASLEDTFRSLTGSNKQTIIR, from the coding sequence ATGACAAAGGCGATTGAATGTATAAATCTAGTGAAGAAATTCGGCGACTACTGTGCCGTTGATCATATGAATCTATCATTTGAGAAAGGTCAAATAACAGCATTGCTTGGACCGAATGGGGCAGGTAAGACAACAACCATTTCCATGATCCTCGGAATGATCAAGCCAACATCAGGAGAAGTCAGGGTCTTGGGGATGCCGTCTGGAGCAAAAGAATTGCGGCAACGCGTTGGAGCTCTTTTGCAGGATGTTAAAGCAGCAGATGGACTTACGGTCAAAGAAGTGCTTCAATTGTTCCGCAGTTATTATCGTAATCCGATGTCGCTAGAGCGATTGTTAGACATTTCGGGTCTCCACGCGGATCAGAAACGACGCGCATCCTCGCTGTCTGGGGGACAACGCCGTAGATTAGCCTTCGCCCAGAGTTTGGCGGGAAATCCAGAGCTTCTCCTGCTTGATGAACCAACGGTCGGAATGGATATCGAGGCTCGTGGCCGCTTTTGGGACACCATCCAAGCACTGGCAAGTGACGGACGTACGGTGCTCTTAACTACACATCATTTAGATGAAGCTGATGCTGTCGCAGATCACATCGCAGTCATCGCCAGGGGACAGGTTGTTGCGGAAGGGACTCCAGCACGTTTAAAGGCACAAACAGCACTTAGAACGGTTTCATTTCGGGCGACAAATGCGCCAGCCCAGCAGGAATGGCTCACATTACCTGGCGTTGAAAAGGCAGAATGCAACGGTGAGCGAATTCGTCTGTATGCTCAAGAGACCGATGTATTGTTATTTACACTGATGCAGTCTGAATGGGGAATATCGGATATTGATATACAATCCGCCAGCTTAGAAGATACATTCCGAAGTCTTACAGGCTCAAATAAACAAACAATTATACGATAA
- a CDS encoding ABC transporter permease, with product MFHMFVAQTKAESIRIIRSPFFLLFSIAMPLAFYFLFASMNGVGQSIQSTTWGVFSLMSMTAFSLIGTAVSQFGIRLSFEHQDGWVRLLKLTPLSPAVWIGSKIVSQMAVHSIVIVVIFLSAGLVHDIQLTAGQWILCGLWLWIGSISFLALGALLGTLKNANTSVAIGNVLQMGLAIVGGLWMPLSTLPSWMGSVGEWLPSHRYANGAWNMIAGQNPASIDFIILTGCGLLFMLLSIYIYNRRDAV from the coding sequence ATGTTCCATATGTTTGTTGCCCAGACCAAAGCAGAAAGTATACGAATTATCCGCAGTCCATTCTTCTTACTCTTCTCCATTGCGATGCCGCTTGCTTTCTACTTTTTATTTGCAAGTATGAACGGGGTAGGTCAATCGATCCAATCGACAACTTGGGGTGTCTTTTCCTTGATGTCGATGACTGCATTCAGTTTGATCGGTACAGCCGTATCTCAATTCGGTATCCGTTTATCGTTCGAGCATCAAGACGGGTGGGTACGCTTGTTGAAGTTGACTCCACTATCTCCTGCAGTCTGGATTGGCAGCAAAATTGTATCGCAAATGGCTGTTCACTCAATCGTCATTGTTGTTATATTTTTATCGGCTGGCCTTGTTCATGATATACAATTGACAGCCGGGCAATGGATTTTATGCGGACTATGGTTATGGATCGGGAGCATATCTTTTCTGGCGCTTGGTGCCTTGTTAGGAACGCTTAAAAATGCGAATACCTCCGTTGCCATCGGAAATGTATTACAGATGGGACTCGCAATTGTAGGGGGGCTTTGGATGCCGCTTAGTACTTTGCCAAGTTGGATGGGCTCGGTCGGGGAATGGCTTCCATCTCACCGTTACGCCAATGGGGCATGGAATATGATCGCTGGACAAAATCCAGCAAGTATCGATTTCATAATTTTGACAGGATGCGGTCTCCTCTTTATGCTACTATCAATCTATATATATAATCGACGGGATGCGGTCTAA
- a CDS encoding sensor histidine kinase, which yields MNREKWRLFPKSEGVAPYILLTNLMIPLYFLLYEPSSIQWLGFVLLGLFVLLFRQSYFNLKWATPILMVQLGILLILAAVFHPMYTFMGFMIAAPLSKQKLPILLSITIVFTVAMGFIAVPYLDRMGSLVWIGLVPMFGICILPYIIRTSTRFQQKAARLRAETAERMAQQEERQRIARELHDTLGHTLSLIALKGEVVEKLVNRSPERAIAEAREIRETARAALKQMRELVTEMKVTYLADEYKHAVSLCSAAGIPLIFQYQSISDPRPSNVGTEDALANNSLPLTPLQETILAMCFRETITNVVRHSRATKCKVHLDIQEGEVRVSVRDDGIGADPEQLYTSSNGLAGLRQRLVMIDGRMSLSSSPGKGTEVTLHIPRVIRNEKVGSA from the coding sequence TTGAATAGAGAAAAGTGGCGTCTCTTTCCAAAATCGGAAGGAGTCGCTCCTTATATTTTGTTAACAAATTTAATGATACCCTTGTACTTTTTACTCTATGAGCCATCAAGTATACAGTGGCTTGGCTTTGTTCTGTTAGGCCTATTCGTTCTATTGTTTCGACAATCCTACTTTAATTTAAAGTGGGCAACGCCAATATTGATGGTTCAGTTGGGTATACTTTTAATTTTAGCAGCTGTATTTCACCCTATGTATACGTTTATGGGTTTTATGATCGCTGCTCCGCTGAGCAAACAAAAGCTGCCGATATTACTCTCTATAACGATCGTTTTTACGGTAGCTATGGGATTTATCGCCGTTCCTTACTTGGACCGGATGGGCAGCCTAGTATGGATAGGGCTGGTGCCTATGTTTGGCATCTGTATTCTGCCGTATATTATTCGAACTTCGACCAGGTTTCAACAGAAGGCAGCGCGGCTGCGGGCAGAAACTGCTGAACGAATGGCACAGCAGGAGGAGCGCCAGCGGATCGCACGTGAATTACATGATACATTGGGACATACGCTGTCATTAATCGCACTAAAAGGCGAGGTCGTTGAGAAATTGGTCAATCGTTCTCCCGAGAGAGCGATAGCAGAGGCTCGTGAAATACGGGAAACGGCACGCGCAGCCTTGAAACAAATGAGAGAATTGGTTACGGAGATGAAAGTTACATATCTCGCTGACGAATATAAGCATGCTGTATCGTTATGTTCAGCTGCGGGTATACCGCTTATTTTTCAATATCAATCGATTTCCGATCCCAGACCTTCTAATGTTGGGACGGAAGACGCTTTAGCGAACAATTCGCTTCCGTTAACACCCTTACAGGAGACGATTTTGGCGATGTGTTTTCGCGAGACGATTACAAATGTGGTTCGACATAGCCGGGCAACAAAGTGCAAAGTTCATCTAGACATTCAGGAAGGGGAAGTTCGTGTATCTGTACGTGATGACGGTATTGGGGCAGATCCGGAGCAACTTTATACTAGCAGTAATGGCCTCGCCGGATTGCGGCAGCGGTTGGTTATGATCGACGGACGTATGTCGCTGTCTTCGTCCCCAGGCAAGGGGACGGAAGTCACCTTACATATACCTAGGGTAATACGAAATGAAAAGGTAGGTAGCGCTTAG
- a CDS encoding response regulator transcription factor: MIRIVLAEDQKLLRGALATLLSLEDDIEVVGQAENGEEVMSMIQEYEPDVAVLDIEMPLKTGLDIAEWVQKNKSACRVIILTTFARPGYFQRAMQAGVYGYLLKDTGSEELADAIRRVYDGKRVINSELSLAVWDDPCPLSPREREVMKLAAQGLVLQDIGAQLFLSYGTVRNYMSEAIGKLGANTRIEAIDIARSKGWLD; the protein is encoded by the coding sequence ATGATTCGTATTGTTTTGGCAGAAGATCAAAAGTTATTAAGGGGAGCACTGGCAACGTTACTCTCGTTAGAAGATGATATTGAAGTCGTCGGTCAAGCTGAGAATGGGGAAGAAGTGATGTCCATGATTCAGGAGTATGAACCGGATGTAGCCGTTCTGGATATTGAGATGCCACTGAAAACGGGGTTAGATATTGCGGAATGGGTTCAAAAAAATAAGTCAGCTTGTCGTGTCATCATCTTGACGACATTCGCGCGTCCTGGATATTTCCAGCGGGCTATGCAGGCAGGAGTTTATGGATACCTTCTTAAAGATACGGGCAGCGAGGAACTGGCTGATGCAATTCGTCGGGTCTATGATGGGAAACGTGTCATCAATTCAGAATTGTCGCTCGCGGTATGGGATGATCCATGTCCATTATCACCCAGGGAGCGTGAAGTCATGAAGTTGGCTGCCCAAGGCTTAGTTCTTCAAGATATTGGAGCACAGCTGTTTCTATCCTATGGAACGGTACGGAACTACATGTCAGAAGCGATTGGGAAGCTCGGGGCGAATACACGGATTGAGGCGATAGACATCGCACGTAGCAAGGGATGGTTGGATTAG